Proteins encoded within one genomic window of Candidatus Bipolaricaulota bacterium:
- a CDS encoding DUF4405 domain-containing protein, with protein sequence MTKGSGWNWRSVISFSLLFSAVVLILSGIALLIAPSGRIARETGWQILGFDKERWESIHDLFGFVFIFLTLIHLWLNYKALLAYLRDRARNVYRLRAELLTALLLSGVVFLVAALRLLPL encoded by the coding sequence ATGACCAAAGGCTCTGGTTGGAACTGGCGAAGCGTGATCTCGTTCTCTCTCCTCTTCTCCGCGGTTGTGCTCATCCTCTCCGGGATAGCCCTGCTCATCGCCCCAAGTGGGAGGATCGCCCGGGAGACCGGCTGGCAGATACTTGGATTCGATAAGGAGAGATGGGAGTCGATCCATGACCTGTTCGGGTTCGTCTTCATCTTCCTCACGCTGATACACCTGTGGTTGAACTACAAAGCTCTTCTTGCTTACCTGCGCGACCGCGCACGCAATGTCTATCGGCTGCGGGCGGAACTGCTCACTGCGTTGCTCCTCTCCGGGGTCGTCTTCCTCGTCGCCGCCCTGCGT